From Polaribacter haliotis:
TCTAATAATCCGTTTGTACCAACAGCGCCAGTAAACATACCTCCTGAATTTGCAGGAAGTGCTTCGTTAATAATTCCTTCATCTATATCGTTCGTTCCATCTCCATCTGAATCTAAATCTAAATAATCTGCATTTACATCTCCATCTGTATTTACAGGAGTTATACCAGCATCATATGCTAAATCTATTCCTGTTATACTATAACTTCCTGTTGGAGCTATATAGCCTATTGTAGATTGTGCTTCGATATTATCTGGGATTCCATCGTTATCTGCATCTAAATCAACATAATCGAAAACACCATCATTATCTGAATCTAATGGAGTACAAAAAGTTAAATCTCCAATAGCGATATCTTGTATTCCAGAAACATTTCCACTTCCAGCGTTTGTGTAAATTACTTGTATTTTAGTAACAAAAATAGGTAAGGAGTTTATAACAATATTTGTAGACCCTGTTCCTGTTCCTCTAAAATTATTGCCACCTGTATTTGTGTTATCTGCTCCTAAAGTATAATCTGCTGGTGCTAATGTGTAGTTCGTTCCATCTTCTTTTGTGATTGCTAATTGAACGTTATCAATGGCAATGGTTCCATTATCTCTATTTACATCGTAAATTGTGAACGCAAGGTTGTAAACTGGTGCACTAAACGTAAACGTATGTCTAGACTCTGCATTTTCTGTTGATAGTTGAGATAATGTGTAAGAACTGTTTGCTGTAACATCGTTGTTTATGCGATAATTACTATCACTTAAAACGTTTGAAGTTCTAGATAATTTTATTGTTACATCTGCATTTACAATTTCATCATCTGTTACTATAGGATCTTCTCCTAAGGTTGGGTCTGAGGTTAAATCTTCGTTATATTCATCATACCAATCTAATGTACCTTGGTTAGCAACATCAATACATCTGTCACTTGCTCCATATTCTATGGAATCTACAATACCATCATTATCGTCATCTAAATCTACTTCGTCATTAACTCCATCTCCATCTGTATCTTTTGTAAAGGTATCGTCTCTATAATCTACATCTCCACCATTAAATACATCTCCATCTTCATCTGGAAAATTATTTGTTTGAGAGCTATCAAAAGAACCATTTACATCTACATAATTGTCTCCATTATCGTAGGCGTTATCTAAACCATTGTTTCCATAAACTCCTGTTAAAGTTAAGCCTGCTTCTACATTATCTAAAATTCCATCGTTGTCGGAATCTGTTTCTAAATAATCTTTTTTACCATCACCATCTGTATCTTCAGGAGTTATACCACCTGTATATGCAGTGTCTACTCCATTTGCATCGAAAACACCATCTGGAGCTGTATAGCCAGTTGTAGATTGCGCTTCTATATTATCTGGAATACCATCATTATCTGAATCTAAATCTAGACAGTTTAAAATACCATCTCCATCTATATCGTCTGTTAAATTGATATGTGCTACTTGAAAATTATTTAAACTATAAGTAGAGGTTTGTCCAAAAAATGAATTATCTACATAGTAATCTGCACCATTTGCGGATACAATACTTGTATAAATTACAGCTCCATTAACCAAATAAGTTACTGTTGTTCCTATTTTTCTGATACTTAGAACATTGCCATCTGCTCCATTGCTGAAACTTCCTTTAAGCGTACCATTTTCATAGATTAATAATGGCCCTGCACTTTCCCTTATTAAAAAGGCATAATCTATATCTTCGAAAGAATTGGTGGTGTTAGTGCCAGCTTCATTAATACCCATTCTAACAAATCTATCGGTATCAGAAGCGAATGTACCACTTAAAGTAAAACTCATTTCGAAATTAGTATTCGGGTCTATTGATGAGAAATTTTGCGAGTGCGTACTATTTACATTACCAGCTGTACCATTTGTAAAAGTGATATTATTACTTGAGTATGAAAAACCAGAACCACCTTGTGTAGTAAAAGATAAATTTGTGCTTGTGGAAGTTTCTTCACTACAACCTTCTACTGAATCTAAAATACCATCATTATCGTCATCTAAATCTACAGAATCTTGCACACCATCTCCATCTGTGTCTTTAAATGTAGAAGTTGCATCTCTCCAATCTATTTCTCCTCCAGAAGGGTTGTCTGGATATTCGCTAAAAGGAGTATCGTCTGCACTACCATTTACATCTGCATACGTATCTCCATTGTCTAAACTATTATCTAAACCATTAAAACCAACTGTACCTGATAGAGTTAGGTTTGCTTCCACTCTGTCTGGAGTTCCATCATTGTCTGAATCTGTATCTAAATAATCTGGAATAGCGTCTGAGCCACTGTCTGTATTTACAAGTGTAAAATAAGAATTTGAGGTTCCTCCAGGAATATTTCCATCGTAATTATCGTCTAAACCATCGTTATCGAAATCTGTAAAAGTAGTAGGAGCAGTGTAGCTTGCTGTTGGTTGTGCTTCTATGTTGTCTGGAATTCCATCATTATCTGAATCTAAATCTAAATAATTTGCAATTCCATCTCCATCTACATCGTTATTACAAGATGTTGTATTTAAAACGCCAATAGCATCTATTTCAAAATCGGTAATACTTGGGTCTGTTTGTTTTGTAATTTGTATGTACCTAAAAGCCACATTAGAAGTTACGATATCTGTCTGAAAATTATCTGATTGCGCACTTGATGGAGCGTTAAAATTTCTTGTATATGTGGCGTCGTCTGTAGACTCGTTTATAATAGGAATCGCTGTTCCAGTGGCACCATCTTGTCTTTTCCATGTAATTTGATATTGGGTTCCAACAGGAAAAATAGCTCCAAAATCTAAAACAAAAATGTTACCATTTGTATTTAATTCTCCTGGGGCATCATCTGGTACTCCAGTTAGGTTTCCACTATTTGTTACTCCTGTATTAGACACCAAAGTTGCATTAAAGTCAATACAACTTTCTACGAAGTCTCTAATACCATCATTATCGTCGTCTTTATCTATGTTATTGGCAATACCATCTCCATCTGTATCTAAAAAACCTGTTACAGAAACATCTCTCCAGTTTACATCGTCAGGTAAACCATTGTCTGCATTATTTCCTTGATCTGGGAAATTGTCTGTTTGCGTATTATCGAAAAGACCATTTACGTCTTTATAATCATCGCCATTATCGTAAGCATTGTCTAAGCCGTTTTCGCCTACAGTGCCACTTAAAATAATATTTGCTTCTGTAGTGTCTGAAGCACCATCATTATCGGAATCTAAATCTCTATAATCTGCTTCTCCATTCGCTTCGGAATTTACGGGAGTAATTGCAGTTCCTGGTGTTCCTCCTGAAACAACAGGGTCGTAATTATCATCTAAACCATCGTTATCTGCATCTGTAAAACCAGCACCAACTGCTCCACTTGGTGCAATGTAACCATTGGTGGTTTGTGCTTCTATATTGTCTGGAATTCCATCATTATCTGCATCTAAATCTAAATGATTTGGAATACCATCATCATCGAAATCATACACATCTGGAATTCCTCCAGAACCTGTAGTAACATAACTCGTCTCACTAAAATCTGTAGAAATATTATTGTCAAAAGTATCTAAATAGTTAGGTAACTTATCTCCATCTTCATCTCCTAAAGGATCGTATTCTGTTCCGCTTAAAGTTAATTCTATGGTATCTAAAATACCATCATTATCGTCATCTACATCAATTGAATCTACAATTCCATCTCCATCTGTATCTAATAAAGCCAAATCGTTTAATTTAATTGCAATATGTATACTTTCGAAGTTTACATCGTTTCCACTAGTAACTGCATTGTCTAAAGGAGAAAAAGCCAATTCCATTTTCCCTGTACCATCTGGTTTTCCAATAAATATTACCTCTCTTTTATCCCATTTATCATATGCTTTTGAATCTACTGCAACTATTTGGGTGGCTGGAGTTACTCCTGGTTCGTTAATTTCGTAGGAAAATTGATCTATATATGCTCCTGAATAGTAGTCTCCACCAACACCATTACTTTTGGCAGTCATAATATACATTGTTAATTTGTACACATTTCCATCTATAATACCACCCATGGACGTTTTTACGGATTCAACAGGAGATGCATTAAAATCTCCAATATCTCTCATAGATATCCAAGTTAAATCTCCTGTGGGAGGTAGTGGAAGAGGAGAAGCTTCCCAAGTATCATTTTCACCTAAACTCCCTTGCCCACCAGCATTTGTTCTGTTAGAAATATCTGGAGTACCACCATCATCTAACCAACCTGTAGGAGTACAATTACCACAAGTAGAAGCAGATGAACCTGTACTAGATATTGTTTGAGAATGTGAACTTAATGTAAAAAATAAGCTTATAAAAAAAATGAGTACTAATAAATATTCTTTACAGGATTTTTTTCCAGTTAAAGTAGGTGTTTTTTTCATTATAGTAAGTTTTTGCAGATTTGACGGGATGCATTACAAATATACGTTTTGTCGTTTAATTTACCATAAATTTTATAATTTGCTGTTAAAATTCGATAAAATGTAATAAATTGTAGTTGATTTGATAGTAATAAAAAAGAGAGTTAACCTACGATTAACTCTCTTTTTTAAATGAATTGAAGAAGATTTTACTCAATAAATAGCTTCTTCGAAATTTTTCCGTTTTCGGTATTTATATTTATAATATATACAGTTGCAGAAAGCTTATTTGTTTTTAATCTGTTCTCTGTTGTATTGTCTATATTTTTCCATTCTCGAACTTTTTGACCTAAAATATTAAATAATTCTACTTTCTTTATTTTAAGTAATTTATTATTCTGAATCACTACTTCTTTAGCATTATTATCCATAAATACTGTAAGTTCTTTATCTAAAGGATTAACATCTTCTGTACTTAAGACGTTTTGTTTAGAGAAAGTAATAAAGAAACGATTTGTATAGGTTCCAGATCCAATATTTAATTCTGTTGTTTCTGAGCTTAGTTCGTAATACGTATTTGTTAATTTATCTAATAAATAAACATCTCTGTTAATATTTTTAGCTTCGTCTATTTGTATTTCAAAAGGACTGTTAGAACCTAAAACAATACTTAGAGGAACTTCCAAAGAATTTTTAATTTCTGAAACTCCAGCAATAATTAGTTTTTTATCTGAATGATTTGGAAAATGCCAATAGAAATCTGTACTATTTAAATCGTAAATTTCACTATCATAACCATTATCATAGTCAAAAGAGTTTGTTTTTCTAAATGATATTCCTATTTGTCTGTGAGACTTAATTCCACCACCTTCATCTAAATTAAAACCAAGTTTTAAAATTGGTAATAAATTGGTGTTTTCTTGAGATTCTTGTTTATTAGAACTTTTTGAAGAATTTTTAAAGAAATAAGTAGTTTCTGTTCCAGTAGTTTTATCTTGGTAGTTTCTATGAGCGTTCTCAAATCTTACTGTACCACCAGTGTTAGATGCAGATACAAAGAAACCTTGCCCAACAGAAACATATCTGTTAGGAGCATGATAAACTCCATCTCCAAGACCAGGTAAATTTCCTTTAGCAAATTTTAAATTATCTATAACTAAGTTATAAGGATTATTTGTGGTAATTGTAAAACCAGAAAGATCTTCCCAATTTAAATTAACTTCTTGCCCAGTTACTCCACTTAATAATTGAGTTACAGGAGCTTCTCCATTATTAGGAGTAATTGTTACTGTTGGATTTGAAATAGGAGTTACCACATTGTTAAATAGATAAATACTTTTAACATCTACAGTTTTATCAAAAGTAAAAATTACATCGTAAGTACTTGTAGATAAACCGACATCTCCAATTATATTTCCTAAAGTTCCACCAATTCCTAATGGATTTGGAAGCAAGTTAATACTACCTGAAGATTTGGTTACAGTTGTTGTAATACCATCTACTGTTTGTGTAATTGATGATCCATTTGCAACTGCATTAGTCCAATCGTTAACTAGTGGAGGAATGCTTCCAACACCTCTTGCTGAAATTCCCATGGAAATATTTCTCTGTGAGTAGCCACCTTGATATCCTGTTAAATTATGACCCTCTGTAGTTGCTGGATTATCTTTATCTTCTCCTGTATGTTCCCAGAAATAAAGTGTACCATCGATCTCGTTAATATTTGTATTGATAAAATCTGTGGCATCTAAAGCACTAGGATATGGATTTCCTAATAAATTTGTAGTTCCTGGAGCAATATTAAAAGTTATAGAACCATCGTTTGGAGTTCCAACAAAAGTAAAGTTTTGAGGATTTTGCCCCGTACTTTTCATAGTATATCCTTGGCCTCGTTCTATAGCTCCAGTTTCTAGTTTTCTTACATAGTCTGCTTGACTTGTACCTCCTAAATAAGTGTAAATCCAAAAGGTTGAAATTTTAATAGGAGTAACCCCAGGTGCACCTGGAACACCATCTAAACCACGGTTTGGTTCTCCTGGTTGATCTAAAGAAATCCAATTAATATCTGTAATTGAAGAAGATGCTGAGGTTGGGATGTTTCCATCTTTCATAACTTGTCCAACTCTATAGGTATCTAGACTAAATTCTCTAACAGGAGAAGACCAATAATGGTATCTATAGACACTTGGCACAACTGCTTGTTGATCTCTAAATAACTTTCCTGAACCTTGTACATTTGATAAGCCAGAGTGGGTTTGAATTAACTGACCATCGCCAATCAATCTCATTTCTCCATCTAAAATAAAGTCTTCATCAAATTCTAAATATCTATTGTTAGAAACCATTAGTTTAGAGTTTGCTTTTATCCAAACACATTCTACTTCTACACTTTCGTTTAAAACAGCGTGTGTTAAAGAAGTTTCTGAGTCTATAACCATTACTTTATCTCTATCTGCAACATTTGTACTTGGGCCTCCAGTAACTGTAGCACTATTTCCACCTGTCCAAGCATTTGAGTCTCCATTCCAGAAAATTCCATTAATTTCTGAATACGTAAAATATTTTACACCATTAAAATTATAGTTAGCAGCATATACAGCTTCTGAATTTATGGTTGTATTTGTTAATGGAACATAATTTACGTTTGTTGTAAATGATGCGTCATCTGCAACTTTTAATACTTTAATTGTGTTTGGAGTTGTTAAAGCACCATCTATAATTGCTTTATTAACTGCAACTTGAGTTGAGCCAACACTTCCATTTTCAACAATTTTCCATTTTCTACCAATTGTTTTTTCTGGGGCACAAATTAATTCTGTTTCTGTTGTTGTATTTACAACTCCGTTATTATTACCCCATACTAAGAAATCTTTGTTTGATGAAAATGTATTTGTATTTGCGGCGTTCGTTGCAGAAATTGCATTTAGACCAATGGTTATAATCGCATCTGAATTTACAGATTTCGATTGTTTTTGATTTAAAACCATGGCATCGTCTCTTCCAATTCCTGCTACATCGTTATGAAATGTACTGTTGGCAGTATAATCCCAAACTTTTGGAGATCCGCCTGTTAATACATAATCTCCTTCTGTAATTGTGGCACTATTATTCACATCACTTAAAGTAAAACCATATTTAATTGCTAAATAAGTTTCTACTTGTTGTCTTCTAGCATCTGAATGTGCATCACTATAAAAAATTAATTCGGCAATACTACCATTGATACCTCTATCTGTAAAGTTTCTATCTCTACCTAAATAATAAGTTCTGTTTTCATTAGAAATGTTGCTGGTAAAAATTCTGGTTTGCATTTCAAAATTGTCTGGTCTTGGGTGAGTTAAGAAATCTGTTGCCAAACCATTTACATATTCAGCTCCATTTACAACTGCTGTAGGAGTATAAGTACCAATAGTTGTATAAATTTGGGTATCGTCATTGTGTCCATGACCAATACCACCAGCATCATTATTTGTAAATGGTACATTCCATTGAGTAGTAGATACATCATTATAAACGATGTAAACTGTTCTTGGATTTAAGTTGTCTGTTCGAGTTAATACATCATTACCATTATTAAAAGTAACTGTTGGGTTAAAGTTTAACAAATTAGCTGTAACATCTGGTGTACCAGCTCCTGTAAAATCTGAATTTGAAGGTGTTTGATCTTCCCAGAGAGTAACAGTACTTCCTCCTGTAACGTCTTTATCAGCACGTAACCACAATGTATTTCCAGTATAACTTGGCGAAACAGGATCAACATCATTATCTCTATAGTCAACATCGTCGATATTTACATCAGAATCTTCGTCTGGTAAATCTGTTGAAGGTGTATTAATTTCATCATTCACATCATAACCATCGTTTACATTTGAACCTTCAAAATTATCATCTAAACCATCTCCATCTGAATCGTTTCCACTAATTGCGTTGTCTGAATCTCCATTTTCTTGAATATCTGGCTTGCCATCATTATCGGAATCTAAATCTAAATAATCTGGATTTATTGGTCCACTATCATTATCTGTATTAACAGGCATTGTAGAGATGTCCAAACCAACAGTATTACTTGTGCCACAAGGACTTCCTGATGAGCAATCTGTATCATAAGCATCATTTAAACCATCATTGTCTGCATCATTATCAGTATCTGTTGAAGGTGGAACATATCCAACAGTAGATTGTGCTTCGATATTATCTGGAATACCATCGTTATCTGCATCAATATCTAAATGATTTGGAACACCATCTCCATCGAAATCGTACACATCTGGAATTCCATCGCTATTAGAATCTGTATAGTTTGTTAAACTACTGTCTCCACCATTTCCATTATCAATATTATCTCTGTAATTGGCAATACCATCTCCATCTTCATCTCCATCTGGATTGTTTCCTCCACTTTCAACTATATCTGTAATACCATCATTATCATCATCTATATCTGTGCTATTTGCGATACCGTCTTTATCTGTGTCTACACCAATTATTGTATCTCTATAATCTAAATCTCCTCCAATATTTACATCTCCATCTCCATCTGTAAAGTTATCTGTAACTGTATTGTCGAAACTACCATTAACATCGTTATAAGCGTCTCCATTATCTAAGGTGTTTAATAGTCCATTAGAACCAACTGGTCCAGTAGCTCTTCCTCCAGAATTTGGGGTAATAGTAATTAAACCAGATTCTAAAATATCAAAAGTTCCATCTCCATCTGAATCTAAATCTAAATAATCTGGAATTGTATCTGCTCCTGTTGTTGCAGAACCATCTGTATTTTGTGGAGTTACACCCATTCCGTATGCTAAATCGATACCAGTACTGCTAAAACTACCAGTTGGAGCAATGTAGCCAGAGGTAGATTGTGCTTCGAAATTATCTGGAATTCCATCGTTATCTGAATCTAAATCGATATAATCGAAAACGCCATCATTATCGCTATCTAAAGGTGTACAGAAATTTAAATTTCCAACAGCAATGTCTTGATTTAAAGAAATAGAACCTGTTCCTGAATTTTTATAGATAATTTGCATTTTTATTATCCAAGCAGGTATTGCATTAATTGTTAAGTTTGATGTTGCTCCAGAAGTTGTTGAATTTCCTGTAAAAACCCTTGTAGTTGTATTAAACGTATGTGTTGCTCCTAAAGAATAATTTGCAGGTTGTAATAAGTATCTTGTACCATCTTGTTTGGTTAAGAAAATTTCAACATTATCTACAGTGGCTCCATTATCTATGTTTAAGTCGTAAATTGTAAAAGCAAGATTGTAAACTGGATCACTAAAATTGAAATTATGTCTAGACAACCCACTAATAATTCCTCTTTGATTAAGGTTTAGAGAACTATTGGTAGTTATATTGTCATTAACTCTGTAATTACTATCACTAGCTACATTTGTAGTTCTTGAATAAGTTACATCTACACTACTTACTTTTTTTGTAGGTGCAGAAGCTGGATCGTCTCCATTTGAAGCTAATGTTCCATTTGGAGAAGTTACTTGATATAAATTTTCCCAGTTGTATGGAGGTGTGGCTGTTGTTGTACAAGAACCAATTTCTACTGAATCTAATATACCATCATTATCGTCGTCTAAATCTATTTGATTACTTATTCCATCTCCATCTTTATCGTTTGTAAAAGTATCGTCTCTATAA
This genomic window contains:
- a CDS encoding T9SS type A sorting domain-containing protein → MKNTFLSVFEFGEIQYSFQKSIKAICFFAILFFLSFNIQSQTIPSTGSSATTCGDCTPTGWLDTGGTPDISNRTFTGGEGSNGGGATWASGPLPLPPTGHTTWITIRDVGPDFPEESVTAKIGGLQPNKFYTVTVYAMTSLSNQDGGTGNNVFYAGTYMNKFDYQIDNNPRQTIVAISREKWTLAKNFFVGTPDVNGQVDLTFYPRRDGAHTNGGTTQTLEAVNIAVEINAVDEVDTDKDGIPDTIDIDDDNDGIIDTVETTVNGTYYNPLGDEDGDALPNYLDNRDDGTGDGSSTNYDDINGDGIPNIFDFDNDGIPNHLDLDADNDGIPDIIEAQSTTGYIPPTGIVGANGLDSAYESGNDTAAANGLGGAGGTGLINFESAGNPDYLDLDSDGDGVSDTIEANITLTGNVGNNGLDNSYDNGDTYADPNGSFDNSQLNNFPNTNAADSPDDVNWRDATVATGKDTDGDGIPDSVDIDDDNDGIIDTVECATANVATSNASSVQSQTGVVNSANAIGSNNARAQLGEESDILTIDLGRIVPKNTIIEVESRVTGTINHVMKLQQSLGTTTNSFRNPKIYNWIAVNSEQNKQYKLSEDARYIRITLEVDGGAGNLEIDNVRYQGFVVACDTDGDGIPNIIDLDSDNDGIPDNIEAQSTLGYVAPSGPVGANGLYSIYENNDSAGATGLGGAGGTGLINTDIANDTIPDYLDTDSDNDGTSDRIEANNSISGVFGTNGLDKNYEVADNYTDVNGTFDNTQADNFPDADGDVNSGGDVDYRDGDSSFSDNDNDGIPDSVDLDDDNDGILDTVEGEETICYNATLVSQTGVTNPNNILGSPNGIFGEINTNGNVFTLDFGKVYPAGTQYSVVWKRSTVPTSGTAIMVLSESSNNTTYTTHPNPPQSSQSAVFETDVVTSNVAFRYIRVTKSTPPSVVDFFVDAIGVSCSLDTDGDGIPNYFDLDSDNDGIPDNIEAQSTVGYVLPDGVFGSDGVDTAYTGGLTPQDTDGDSLKDYLENDSDDDGILDNIEANLVLSGVYGTNGLDNNYDNGDNYTDVNGSFDNSQTNNFPDEDGDVFTGGDVDYRDDTFTNDKDGDGISNQIDLDDDNDGILDSVEIGSCTTTATPPYNWENLYQVTSPNGTLASNGDDPASAPTKKVSSVDVTYSRTTNVASDSNYRVNDNITTNSSLNLNQRGIISGLSRHNFNFSDPVYNLAFTIYDLNIDNGATVDNVEIFLTKQDGTRYLLQPANYSLGATHTFNTTTRVFTGNSTTSGATSNLTINAIPAWIIKMQIIYKNSGTGSISLNQDIAVGNLNFCTPLDSDNDGVFDYIDLDSDNDGIPDNFEAQSTSGYIAPTGSFSSTGIDLAYGMGVTPQNTDGSATTGADTIPDYLDLDSDGDGTFDILESGLITITPNSGGRATGPVGSNGLLNTLDNGDAYNDVNGSFDNTVTDNFTDGDGDVNIGGDLDYRDTIIGVDTDKDGIANSTDIDDDNDGITDIVESGGNNPDGDEDGDGIANYRDNIDNGNGGDSSLTNYTDSNSDGIPDVYDFDGDGVPNHLDIDADNDGIPDNIEAQSTVGYVPPSTDTDNDADNDGLNDAYDTDCSSGSPCGTSNTVGLDISTMPVNTDNDSGPINPDYLDLDSDNDGKPDIQENGDSDNAISGNDSDGDGLDDNFEGSNVNDGYDVNDEINTPSTDLPDEDSDVNIDDVDYRDNDVDPVSPSYTGNTLWLRADKDVTGGSTVTLWEDQTPSNSDFTGAGTPDVTANLLNFNPTVTFNNGNDVLTRTDNLNPRTVYIVYNDVSTTQWNVPFTNNDAGGIGHGHNDDTQIYTTIGTYTPTAVVNGAEYVNGLATDFLTHPRPDNFEMQTRIFTSNISNENRTYYLGRDRNFTDRGINGSIAELIFYSDAHSDARRQQVETYLAIKYGFTLSDVNNSATITEGDYVLTGGSPKVWDYTANSTFHNDVAGIGRDDAMVLNQKQSKSVNSDAIITIGLNAISATNAANTNTFSSNKDFLVWGNNNGVVNTTTETELICAPEKTIGRKWKIVENGSVGSTQVAVNKAIIDGALTTPNTIKVLKVADDASFTTNVNYVPLTNTTINSEAVYAANYNFNGVKYFTYSEINGIFWNGDSNAWTGGNSATVTGGPSTNVADRDKVMVIDSETSLTHAVLNESVEVECVWIKANSKLMVSNNRYLEFDEDFILDGEMRLIGDGQLIQTHSGLSNVQGSGKLFRDQQAVVPSVYRYHYWSSPVREFSLDTYRVGQVMKDGNIPTSASSSITDINWISLDQPGEPNRGLDGVPGAPGVTPIKISTFWIYTYLGGTSQADYVRKLETGAIERGQGYTMKSTGQNPQNFTFVGTPNDGSITFNIAPGTTNLLGNPYPSALDATDFINTNINEIDGTLYFWEHTGEDKDNPATTEGHNLTGYQGGYSQRNISMGISARGVGSIPPLVNDWTNAVANGSSITQTVDGITTTVTKSSGSINLLPNPLGIGGTLGNIIGDVGLSTSTYDVIFTFDKTVDVKSIYLFNNVVTPISNPTVTITPNNGEAPVTQLLSGVTGQEVNLNWEDLSGFTITTNNPYNLVIDNLKFAKGNLPGLGDGVYHAPNRYVSVGQGFFVSASNTGGTVRFENAHRNYQDKTTGTETTYFFKNSSKSSNKQESQENTNLLPILKLGFNLDEGGGIKSHRQIGISFRKTNSFDYDNGYDSEIYDLNSTDFYWHFPNHSDKKLIIAGVSEIKNSLEVPLSIVLGSNSPFEIQIDEAKNINRDVYLLDKLTNTYYELSSETTELNIGSGTYTNRFFITFSKQNVLSTEDVNPLDKELTVFMDNNAKEVVIQNNKLLKIKKVELFNILGQKVREWKNIDNTTENRLKTNKLSATVYIININTENGKISKKLFIE